From a region of the Oncorhynchus keta strain PuntledgeMale-10-30-2019 chromosome 13, Oket_V2, whole genome shotgun sequence genome:
- the LOC118392126 gene encoding ras and Rab interactor 2-like isoform X2: protein MQGDLGSQRSFSVLDRLLHTHPIWLQLSINADSALYILLREPVGTFLVRKCSSSQRKMLCVRVTADRAASSIKECLICEEDSTFALESSALSFPDLCRLVAFYCISRDVLPFPLELPEAIAQASSHRKLEAISHMGLEFWCPLSDTQNGPGDWQAPPTIIKAPPSTTKAPPISATQVKAGLSQDLCYLLSCGRQESLCFINPLFLQVEQQQQQQQQPTQVASHKRHRFKRSMRVRVSTESSMTLSGGGGAGSFPSSVPEDPQDQERLQPTPLQPSPNPHRKIHPGAGVLRRTPALSPTSAEDEDLVPINVPPPVKAPTEQVVEVEEDLPAPEEPSIEVACLALEGRPAPSLAELDSSSSFSSLEEEEPEPEDQFFKQPNHNPQHRPPMVRSRGGHGGLHRMSAAFVCFFAPEKRLARLVEELSRDRRSAFGSLVQEFIQRQREELKEVLAQAASSSSSFSSTTSVGVLQGLRRFLSQANCFLLDSGELSPPLETLVPA, encoded by the exons ACGTTCCTGGTGCGTAAATGCAGCTCCAGCCAGAGGAAGATGTTGTGTGTCCGAGTGACAGCTGACAGGGCAGCGTCCTCCATCAAGGAGTGTCTCATATGTGAGGAGGACTCAA CCTTCGCCCTGGAGAGCTCCGCCCTCAGCTTCCCAGACCTCTGCCGATTGGTGGCCTTCTACTGCATCAGCAG AGATGTGCTGCCTTTCCCTTTGGAGCTCCCAGAAGCCATTGCTCAGGCCTCTTCCCACAGAAAGCTGGAGGCCATCTCTCATATGGGATTAG AGTTCTGGTGTCCCCTGTCTGACACCCAGAATGGACCAGGGGACTGGCAGGCTCCACCCACCATAATTAAGGCCCCACCCAGCACCACCAAGGCTCCACCCATCAGTGCCACCCAGGTCAAGGCAGGTCTGTCCCAGGACCTGTGTTACCTGCTGTCCTGCGGCAGACAGGAGTCTCTCTGCTTCATCAACCCACTCTTCCTACAGGTGGAG cagcagcagcaacagcaacagcagccaACCCAGGTGGCGTCACACAAACGCCACCGGTTCAAACGCAGTATGAGGGTCCGTGTCTCCACCGAGAGCTCCATGACTCTGTCTGGTGGTGGGGGGGCTGGGTCGTTTCCTTCCTCAGTCCCAGAAGACCCCCAGGACCAGGAGAGGCTCCAGCCCACCCCCCTCCAGCCCAGTCCCAACCCACACAGGAAGATCCATCCTGGGGCTGGCGTCCTGAGGAGGACCCCTGCACTGTCCCCGACGTCGGCAGAGGATGAGGATCTCGTGCCAATAAATGTACCGCCACCGGTAAAG GCTCCAACAGAACAagtggtggaggtagaggaggacctTCCTGCTCCAGAGGAGCCTAGCATCGAGGTGGCGTGCCTAGCCTTGGAGGGCCGCCCGGCCCCCTCTCTGGCCGAACTGGACAGCAGCAGCTCATTCAGCAGCCTGGAGGAAGAGGAACCAGAACCAGAGGACCAGTTCTTTAAACAACCAAACCACAACCCCCAGCACCGCCCGCCCATGGTGCGCTCACGGGGGGGCCACGGAGGCCTCCACAGGATGAGTGCGGCGTTTGTGTGTTTCTTCGCTCCAGAGAAGAGGCTCGCCAGGCTGGTGGAGGAGCTGTCCAGGGATCGGAG gtcTGCGTTTGGTTCCCTGGTCCAGGAGTTcatccagagacagagagaggagctgaaagaGGTCCTGGCGCAGGCTGCATCCTCATCATCGTCTTTCTCATCGACGACCTCTGTGGGGGTGCTCCAGGGACTGCGGCGCTTCCTGTCCCAGGCCAATTGCTTCCTGCTGGACAGCGGAGAGCTGTCACCCCCCCTAGAGACCCTGGTGCCTGCCTGA
- the LOC118392126 gene encoding ras and Rab interactor 2-like isoform X3, with amino-acid sequence MMQGDLGSQRSFSVLDRLLHTHPIWLQLSINADSALYILLREPVGTFLVRKCSSSQRKMLCVRVTADRAASSIKECLICEEDSTFALESSALSFPDLCRLVAFYCISRDVLPFPLELPEAIAQASSHRKLEAISHMGLEFWCPLSDTQNGPGDWQAPPTIIKAPPSTTKAPPISATQVKAGLSQDLCYLLSCGRQESLCFINPLFLQVEQQQQQQPTQVASHKRHRFKRSMRVRVSTESSMTLSGGGGAGSFPSSVPEDPQDQERLQPTPLQPSPNPHRKIHPGAGVLRRTPALSPTSAEDEDLVPINVPPPVKAPTEQVVEVEEDLPAPEEPSIEVACLALEGRPAPSLAELDSSSSFSSLEEEEPEPEDQFFKQPNHNPQHRPPMVRSRGGHGGLHRMSAAFVCFFAPEKRLARLVEELSRDRRSAFGSLVQEFIQRQREELKEVLAQAASSSSSFSSTTSVGVLQGLRRFLSQANCFLLDSGELSPPLETLVPA; translated from the exons ACGTTCCTGGTGCGTAAATGCAGCTCCAGCCAGAGGAAGATGTTGTGTGTCCGAGTGACAGCTGACAGGGCAGCGTCCTCCATCAAGGAGTGTCTCATATGTGAGGAGGACTCAA CCTTCGCCCTGGAGAGCTCCGCCCTCAGCTTCCCAGACCTCTGCCGATTGGTGGCCTTCTACTGCATCAGCAG AGATGTGCTGCCTTTCCCTTTGGAGCTCCCAGAAGCCATTGCTCAGGCCTCTTCCCACAGAAAGCTGGAGGCCATCTCTCATATGGGATTAG AGTTCTGGTGTCCCCTGTCTGACACCCAGAATGGACCAGGGGACTGGCAGGCTCCACCCACCATAATTAAGGCCCCACCCAGCACCACCAAGGCTCCACCCATCAGTGCCACCCAGGTCAAGGCAGGTCTGTCCCAGGACCTGTGTTACCTGCTGTCCTGCGGCAGACAGGAGTCTCTCTGCTTCATCAACCCACTCTTCCTACAGGTGGAG cagcaacagcaacagcagccaACCCAGGTGGCGTCACACAAACGCCACCGGTTCAAACGCAGTATGAGGGTCCGTGTCTCCACCGAGAGCTCCATGACTCTGTCTGGTGGTGGGGGGGCTGGGTCGTTTCCTTCCTCAGTCCCAGAAGACCCCCAGGACCAGGAGAGGCTCCAGCCCACCCCCCTCCAGCCCAGTCCCAACCCACACAGGAAGATCCATCCTGGGGCTGGCGTCCTGAGGAGGACCCCTGCACTGTCCCCGACGTCGGCAGAGGATGAGGATCTCGTGCCAATAAATGTACCGCCACCGGTAAAG GCTCCAACAGAACAagtggtggaggtagaggaggacctTCCTGCTCCAGAGGAGCCTAGCATCGAGGTGGCGTGCCTAGCCTTGGAGGGCCGCCCGGCCCCCTCTCTGGCCGAACTGGACAGCAGCAGCTCATTCAGCAGCCTGGAGGAAGAGGAACCAGAACCAGAGGACCAGTTCTTTAAACAACCAAACCACAACCCCCAGCACCGCCCGCCCATGGTGCGCTCACGGGGGGGCCACGGAGGCCTCCACAGGATGAGTGCGGCGTTTGTGTGTTTCTTCGCTCCAGAGAAGAGGCTCGCCAGGCTGGTGGAGGAGCTGTCCAGGGATCGGAG gtcTGCGTTTGGTTCCCTGGTCCAGGAGTTcatccagagacagagagaggagctgaaagaGGTCCTGGCGCAGGCTGCATCCTCATCATCGTCTTTCTCATCGACGACCTCTGTGGGGGTGCTCCAGGGACTGCGGCGCTTCCTGTCCCAGGCCAATTGCTTCCTGCTGGACAGCGGAGAGCTGTCACCCCCCCTAGAGACCCTGGTGCCTGCCTGA
- the LOC118392126 gene encoding ras and Rab interactor 2-like isoform X1 translates to MMQGDLGSQRSFSVLDRLLHTHPIWLQLSINADSALYILLREPVGTFLVRKCSSSQRKMLCVRVTADRAASSIKECLICEEDSTFALESSALSFPDLCRLVAFYCISRDVLPFPLELPEAIAQASSHRKLEAISHMGLEFWCPLSDTQNGPGDWQAPPTIIKAPPSTTKAPPISATQVKAGLSQDLCYLLSCGRQESLCFINPLFLQVEQQQQQQQQPTQVASHKRHRFKRSMRVRVSTESSMTLSGGGGAGSFPSSVPEDPQDQERLQPTPLQPSPNPHRKIHPGAGVLRRTPALSPTSAEDEDLVPINVPPPVKAPTEQVVEVEEDLPAPEEPSIEVACLALEGRPAPSLAELDSSSSFSSLEEEEPEPEDQFFKQPNHNPQHRPPMVRSRGGHGGLHRMSAAFVCFFAPEKRLARLVEELSRDRRSAFGSLVQEFIQRQREELKEVLAQAASSSSSFSSTTSVGVLQGLRRFLSQANCFLLDSGELSPPLETLVPA, encoded by the exons ACGTTCCTGGTGCGTAAATGCAGCTCCAGCCAGAGGAAGATGTTGTGTGTCCGAGTGACAGCTGACAGGGCAGCGTCCTCCATCAAGGAGTGTCTCATATGTGAGGAGGACTCAA CCTTCGCCCTGGAGAGCTCCGCCCTCAGCTTCCCAGACCTCTGCCGATTGGTGGCCTTCTACTGCATCAGCAG AGATGTGCTGCCTTTCCCTTTGGAGCTCCCAGAAGCCATTGCTCAGGCCTCTTCCCACAGAAAGCTGGAGGCCATCTCTCATATGGGATTAG AGTTCTGGTGTCCCCTGTCTGACACCCAGAATGGACCAGGGGACTGGCAGGCTCCACCCACCATAATTAAGGCCCCACCCAGCACCACCAAGGCTCCACCCATCAGTGCCACCCAGGTCAAGGCAGGTCTGTCCCAGGACCTGTGTTACCTGCTGTCCTGCGGCAGACAGGAGTCTCTCTGCTTCATCAACCCACTCTTCCTACAGGTGGAG cagcagcagcaacagcaacagcagccaACCCAGGTGGCGTCACACAAACGCCACCGGTTCAAACGCAGTATGAGGGTCCGTGTCTCCACCGAGAGCTCCATGACTCTGTCTGGTGGTGGGGGGGCTGGGTCGTTTCCTTCCTCAGTCCCAGAAGACCCCCAGGACCAGGAGAGGCTCCAGCCCACCCCCCTCCAGCCCAGTCCCAACCCACACAGGAAGATCCATCCTGGGGCTGGCGTCCTGAGGAGGACCCCTGCACTGTCCCCGACGTCGGCAGAGGATGAGGATCTCGTGCCAATAAATGTACCGCCACCGGTAAAG GCTCCAACAGAACAagtggtggaggtagaggaggacctTCCTGCTCCAGAGGAGCCTAGCATCGAGGTGGCGTGCCTAGCCTTGGAGGGCCGCCCGGCCCCCTCTCTGGCCGAACTGGACAGCAGCAGCTCATTCAGCAGCCTGGAGGAAGAGGAACCAGAACCAGAGGACCAGTTCTTTAAACAACCAAACCACAACCCCCAGCACCGCCCGCCCATGGTGCGCTCACGGGGGGGCCACGGAGGCCTCCACAGGATGAGTGCGGCGTTTGTGTGTTTCTTCGCTCCAGAGAAGAGGCTCGCCAGGCTGGTGGAGGAGCTGTCCAGGGATCGGAG gtcTGCGTTTGGTTCCCTGGTCCAGGAGTTcatccagagacagagagaggagctgaaagaGGTCCTGGCGCAGGCTGCATCCTCATCATCGTCTTTCTCATCGACGACCTCTGTGGGGGTGCTCCAGGGACTGCGGCGCTTCCTGTCCCAGGCCAATTGCTTCCTGCTGGACAGCGGAGAGCTGTCACCCCCCCTAGAGACCCTGGTGCCTGCCTGA